The following proteins are co-located in the Vigna unguiculata cultivar IT97K-499-35 chromosome 9, ASM411807v1, whole genome shotgun sequence genome:
- the LOC114163371 gene encoding 40S ribosomal protein S9-2: protein MVHVSFYRNYGKTFKKPRRPYEKERLDAELKLVGEYGLRCKRELWRVQYALSRIRNNARNLLTLDEKNPRRIFEGEALLRRMFRYGLLDETQNKLDYVLALTVENFLERRLQTLVFKSGMAKSIHHARVLIKQRHIRVGRQVVNIPSFLVRVDSQKHIDFSLTSPLGGGRPGRVKRRNQRAAAKKAAGGDGDEEDED from the exons ATGGTCCACGTTTCTTTTTACAGGAACT ATGGAAAGACGTTCAAGAAGCCGCGTCGTCCGTACGAGAAGGAGCGTCTGGACGCGGAGCTGAAGCTGGTCGGAGAGTACGGACTGCGCTGCAAGAGGGAGCTGTGGAGGGTGCAGTACGCCCTCAGCCGCATCCGCAACAACGCGCGTAACCTCCTCACTCTCGATGAGAAGAACCCTCGCCGGATCTTCGAGGGCGAGGCTCTCCTCCGCCGCATGTTCCGCTACGGTCTCCTCGACGAGACCCAGAACAAACTCGATTACGTCCTCGCACTCACTGTCGAGAACTTCCTCGAGCGCCGCCTCCAGACCCTCGTCTTCAAGTCCGGCATGGCCAAGTCCATCCACCATGCTAGGGTTCTCATCAAGCAGAGACACATCAG GGTTGGTAGGCAAGTGGTGAACATCCCATCGTTCTTGGTGAGGGTTGACTCACAGAAGCACATTGACTTCTCACTTACAAGTCCCCTTGGTGGAGGACGCCCTGGAagagtgaagagaagaaaccaAAGGGCTGCTGCTAAGAAGGCCGCAGGTGGAGATGGAGATGAGGAAGATGAGGATTAA